The following is a genomic window from Hymenobacter monticola.
GGCCTGATTCATGAGTTGGCGCTATACGAGCGCGCGCCGGAGGCCGTGACCAACACGCTGACGGCCATGCAGCGCGATGGCTTTGGCCCGGCGCCCATTTTCGGATTTTTCGTGCTTGAAAACGAGACGGCCGAGATTATCGGCCTCGCCCTGTTCTACACCGCTTATTCGACCTGGAAGGGCCGAATGCTTTACCTGGAAGACTTAGTGGTGACGGAAGCGGCGCGGCGCGGCGGCTTGGGCCGGCTGCTCTTCGATGCCGTGGTGGCCGAGGCCCGCGCTACCGGCGCCGTGCGCCTGAAGTGGCAGGTGCTGAACTGGAACGAGCCCGCCATTGCCTTCTACCAGAAGCTGGGCGCTACCATCGAGAGCGAGTGGTTTAATGGCAACCTCGACGAGGCGCAGCTTGCCAGCTACGCCGTAGCGCCAGCGGCTTCGGTGGCAGTGGCTGCTAAATAGGTCGGAGCCAAATTCTGAGGGCCTTCGAAACAAAAAGCCCGTTGTGCATCACAGCACGACGGGCTTTTCTACGTTTAATCCCAGCCAGAAAATCAGTACCGCATAAACTTGCGGTTGCCGGTTTTCCCTTGCGCATCTTGCCAGCGCAAGATGTAGAAACCCGGAATGAGACTGGCAATGCTGAAGGGCACCACGTTCAGGCCGGCAGAAAGGGTGACGGAGCTGGTGCTCAGACGGCGGCCCAGCCGGTCGTAGATGCGGAAGATGACCGTGCCATCGGCGGCGGTGGGGTATTGCAGGCGCAGCACATCGCCCGTCA
Proteins encoded in this region:
- a CDS encoding GNAT family N-acetyltransferase; amino-acid sequence: MATDTYTIRRGVEADLPQVLGLIHELALYERAPEAVTNTLTAMQRDGFGPAPIFGFFVLENETAEIIGLALFYTAYSTWKGRMLYLEDLVVTEAARRGGLGRLLFDAVVAEARATGAVRLKWQVLNWNEPAIAFYQKLGATIESEWFNGNLDEAQLASYAVAPAASVAVAAK